One window of the Acidobacteriota bacterium genome contains the following:
- a CDS encoding DUF983 domain-containing protein, whose translation MRRRCPHCGRGPLFVRWITLHRQCPDCGLVYLRNQGDIWFFWIVMDRIPILLGIAAIFFGFRITTWLNGVGFFLAVAGPLVATMPQRQGAAVALSYLSRVYFRDPSDVLPAPLDDCIGAIDRAPETHSGDPRHAPTVPGAGPSPRAPSSPRRPARPG comes from the coding sequence GTGCGACGGCGCTGTCCCCACTGCGGGCGCGGACCGCTCTTCGTCCGCTGGATTACGCTCCACCGGCAGTGCCCCGACTGCGGCCTGGTGTATCTCCGCAATCAGGGAGATATCTGGTTCTTCTGGATCGTGATGGACCGCATCCCGATCCTGCTCGGCATCGCGGCCATCTTCTTCGGCTTCCGCATCACCACGTGGCTGAACGGCGTGGGTTTCTTCCTGGCCGTCGCCGGCCCTCTCGTGGCGACGATGCCGCAACGACAGGGTGCGGCGGTGGCCCTCAGCTACCTGTCGCGGGTCTATTTCCGGGACCCCTCCGACGTCCTGCCCGCCCCGCTCGACGACTGCATCGGCGCCATCGACCGTGCACCGGAAACGCACTCCGGCGATCCGCGGCACGCGCCGACGGTCCCTGGAGCGGGGCCTTCGCCGCGGGCTCCTAGTAGTCCGCGGCGGCCAGCGAGACCCGGATGA